One part of the Rutidosis leptorrhynchoides isolate AG116_Rl617_1_P2 chromosome 1, CSIRO_AGI_Rlap_v1, whole genome shotgun sequence genome encodes these proteins:
- the LOC139886359 gene encoding uncharacterized protein — protein MYRHSPIRNPRSKSMKMKHVVQVLLLVAVCIWLIFQVKRSHDKRKEFDASDNNKVLLNTRTHISDDVTKFGRKYLHPKVEETTKETEIHQETQEQEDEEEHEEEEEGNDDKKHEEEEQDDDKIDEGEKDESGGGVDNEEEIDENEEERSDVEIDREEVNIIDEEEDKEEETQVNDNEEKDGQNQSDNNNNNEVSLADHDEDGSAVHTNEAREENYNGDDASSAVTHNGRTLDTKNEIKNGTLIEHNVVGQTVKNTSSLNTTTSQEKDYESIVTSLNATTTSIDSHDNGPPPSTIIVEIDSSTKAPNATTVSGEQAGNSSVTTSYDGQVVSNATIDGITQGSSNSTEDNNTSDTSVETDVRENLETNDVTDQVTEEESLDPDEVEHDPSHLDEKEVRTDLDTLPEIETEGGNNEDSAAAE, from the coding sequence ATGTATAGACATTCTCCAATAAGAAACCCAAGATCTAAAAGTATGAAGATGAAACATGTTGTGCAAGTTTTGTTGTTGGTTGCTGTTTGCATTTGGTTAATCTTCCAAGTTAAGAGGTCACATGACAAGAGAAAAGAGTTTGatgctagtgataataataaggtgttGTTGAATACACGTACACACATTAGTGATGACGTTACTAAATTTGGAAGGAAATATCTCCATCCGAAAGTAGAGGAAACAACCAAGGAAACTGAGATTCATCAAGAAACACAAGAACAAGAAGATGAAGAGGaacatgaagaagaagaagaaggaaatgaTGATAAAAAGCATGAGGAGGAAGAGCAAGATGACGATAAGATTGATGAGGGCGAAAAAGATGAAAGCGGAGGAGGTGTTGATAATGAGGAGGAGATTGACGAAAATGAAGAAGAAAGGTCAGACGTGGAGATCGACCGAGAAGAGGTGAATATCATAGACGAAGAAGAAGATAAGGAGGAGGAAACGCAGGTGAATGATAACGAAGAAAAAGATGGTCAAAatcaaagtgataataataataataatgaggttTCTTTAGCCGACCACGATGAAGATGGATCGGCTGTACATACCAATGAGGCACGTGAAGAAAATTACAATGGGGATGATGCTTCTAGTGCAGTTACTCATAATGGTCGGACTCTCGATACCAAAAATGAAATTAAGAATGGAACTTTAATTGAACACAATGTTGTTGGTCAAACTGTCAAAAATACTTCTTCTTTAAATACCACCACGAGTCAAGAAAAAGATTACGAATCCATTGTTACGTCCTTGAATGCTACTACAACATCTATTGATTCCCATGATAATGGGCCTCCTCCAAGTACCATAATAGTTGAAATTGATTCTTCTACTAAAGCTCCAAATGCCACCACAGTTTCAGGGGAACAGGCTGGTAACTCAAGCGTTACTACTTCTTATGATGGCCAAGTTGTTTCTAATGCAACAATCGACGGAATAACACAAGGTTCATCAAATTCAACAGAGGATAACAACACCTCAGATACTTCAGTAGAAACTGATGTACGTGAAAATTTGGAGACTAACGATGTGACAGATCAAGTAACAGAAGAAGAGAGTTTGGATCCTGATGAAGTTGAACACGACCCGTCACATTTAGATGAGAAAGAGGTGCGGACGGATCTAGACACGTTGCCTGAAATTGAAACGGAGGGCGGCAACAATGAAGATAGTGCTGCTGCTGAATGA